The following coding sequences are from one Brienomyrus brachyistius isolate T26 chromosome 2, BBRACH_0.4, whole genome shotgun sequence window:
- the LOC125717721 gene encoding proliferating cell nuclear antigen, whose translation MFEARLVQGSILKKVLEALKDLITEACWDVSSSGISLQSMDSSHVSLVQLTLRSDGFDSYRCDRNLAMGVNLSSMSKILKCAGNEDVITLRAEDNADTLALVFETPNQEKVSDYEMKLMDLDVEQLGIPEQEYSCVVKMPSGEFARICRDLSQIGDAVMISCAKDGVKFSATGELGTGNVKLSQTSSVDKEEEAVTIEMNEPVQLIFALNYLNFFTKATPLSKTVTLSMSADIPLVVEYKIADMGHVKYYLAPKIDEEAS comes from the exons ATGTTTGAGGCTCGACTGGTTCAAGGTTCAATTTTGAAGAAGGTCCTTGAGGCGCTGAAAGACTTGATCACCGAGGCATGTTGGGACGTGAGCTCCTCTGGTATCTCCCTCCAAAGCATGGATTCGTCCCATGTCTCTCTTGTGCAGCTCACGCTTCGCAGCGACGGCTTCGACTCCTACCGCTGTGACCGCAACCTGGCCATGGGGGTCAATTTGAGCAG CATGTCAAAGATACTTAAATGTGCCGGAAATGAAGATGTCATAACTTTGAGAGCTGAGGACAATGCAGACACGTTGGCCTTGGTTTTCGAGACTCCAA ACCAGGAGAAAGTGTCCGATTATGAGATGAAGCTGATGGACTTGGATGTTGAGCAGCTCGGGATCCCT GAGCAGGAGTATAGCTGCGTCGTGAAGATGCCCTCTGGAGAGTTTGCACGCATCTGCAGGGATCTGTCCCAGATTGGGGACGCTGTCATGATCTCGTGTGCGAAGGACGGGGTCAAGTTCTCAGCGACTGGAGAACTGGGCACCGGCAACGTCAAGCTGTCTCAGACCAGCAGTGTGGACAAGGAGGAAGAGGCT GTGACCATTGAAATGAACGAGCCAGTTCAGCTCATCTTCGCTCTCAACTACCTGAACTTCTTCACGAAGGCCACGCCGCTGTCTAAGACAGTAACCCTCAGCATGTCCGCCGATATTCCCCTGG TGGTGGAGTACAAGATCGCGGACATGGGACATGTCAAATACTACCTGGCACCTAAGATCGACGAAGAGGCTTCGTAA